The proteins below come from a single Bacteroidales bacterium genomic window:
- a CDS encoding MMPL family transporter, which translates to MKRIMNFTLRWPVLVLTLILALSVYFFMEMKNNTSMETDLDEYMPQDHPAFVYSDSAEAIFNIKDGIIIAIENKGGIYNAKTLKMVKALTQDLQKLEEIEKSDVTSLYTADNIIGTESGLEVNPFYREVPESQQQINSLKQKVRDNEMINEKIVSADETVTLAIAEIGDDAFSQEFYHRLLDLADSYEDKDHKLYVAGTPIVEGTMAYLGPRDMQRMVPIVILVIILVLYVTLRNIKTTVLTLLVVLFSVIWAFGLMAALSIPIYAVTTMVPVMLIAIGVADGIHLFSHMKLYQKEHPDASKQESTRDMIKNMWKPVVMTSVTTSVGFISLLTSEVYPIKYFGLFTAFGVMSAMILSLVFIPAGIITFGKPKFPGKKKASRQTRHPWAESWTHRVLNNKKMVFVITAGVIVLSLYGLQKVWINSSFLDKFEDDSQIVQTDEFINKKFGGTTKLNVILSAERNDAFKEPEVLKLMSKMQKRVEASMQVVGSSFSLADYIERMNKVMHADKEKFNRIPSSQNLIAQYLLLYEMSGDPDNLWKEVNYDYNQANLKYQLKEDDSKSLKAAISRIEKFEDDFQELGVDINYAGSGYKSLVFTDLILEGQIKSLVLSLVLIVILLTLMFRQISIGLIGAVPITITALLSFGVMGVLNIPL; encoded by the coding sequence ATGAAACGCATCATGAATTTTACACTTCGCTGGCCGGTATTGGTGCTCACCTTGATCCTGGCATTATCGGTGTATTTTTTTATGGAAATGAAGAACAACACCAGTATGGAAACCGATTTGGATGAATACATGCCACAGGACCACCCGGCTTTCGTTTACAGCGATTCGGCAGAAGCCATCTTCAACATCAAAGACGGGATCATTATAGCTATTGAAAATAAAGGAGGGATCTACAATGCCAAAACCCTGAAAATGGTTAAGGCACTGACCCAAGATTTGCAAAAGCTTGAGGAAATTGAAAAATCGGATGTCACTTCTCTTTATACAGCGGATAACATCATTGGTACGGAATCGGGACTGGAGGTCAATCCTTTCTATAGGGAAGTACCGGAATCGCAGCAGCAGATTAACAGCCTGAAGCAAAAAGTGCGGGACAATGAGATGATCAATGAAAAGATTGTTTCGGCAGATGAGACGGTAACTCTTGCCATAGCAGAGATTGGCGACGATGCTTTTTCCCAGGAATTTTATCATCGTCTGCTTGACCTTGCAGATAGCTACGAGGATAAAGATCACAAACTTTATGTAGCAGGTACCCCCATTGTGGAAGGAACCATGGCTTACCTGGGGCCCAGAGACATGCAGCGAATGGTGCCCATTGTTATTCTGGTGATCATCCTGGTGCTTTATGTCACGCTGCGCAACATCAAAACTACTGTCTTAACGCTATTGGTGGTACTGTTCAGTGTGATTTGGGCTTTCGGTCTGATGGCGGCACTGTCCATTCCCATATATGCAGTGACCACGATGGTGCCTGTCATGCTGATCGCCATCGGGGTGGCAGACGGGATTCACCTGTTCAGCCACATGAAACTCTATCAAAAGGAACACCCGGATGCTTCAAAGCAGGAAAGCACGAGGGACATGATTAAGAACATGTGGAAACCCGTGGTGATGACCTCGGTGACTACTTCCGTAGGTTTCATATCCCTGCTGACTTCAGAAGTTTACCCGATCAAGTACTTCGGTCTATTTACTGCCTTTGGTGTGATGTCAGCTATGATACTTTCCCTGGTCTTCATACCGGCGGGTATCATAACCTTTGGGAAACCCAAATTTCCCGGTAAGAAGAAAGCATCACGGCAGACCAGGCATCCATGGGCAGAATCCTGGACACATCGAGTGCTGAATAATAAGAAAATGGTTTTTGTTATCACTGCCGGGGTGATCGTTCTGAGCCTTTATGGACTGCAGAAGGTTTGGATCAATTCAAGCTTCCTGGATAAATTTGAAGATGACAGCCAGATCGTTCAAACCGATGAATTCATCAATAAAAAATTTGGCGGTACCACCAAATTAAATGTCATCCTGAGTGCGGAACGCAATGATGCTTTCAAAGAGCCGGAAGTATTGAAGCTGATGAGTAAAATGCAAAAGCGTGTTGAGGCTTCCATGCAGGTTGTAGGCAGTTCCTTTTCACTGGCCGATTATATTGAGCGGATGAATAAGGTGATGCACGCCGACAAGGAAAAGTTCAACCGGATCCCTTCCTCTCAAAATTTGATTGCCCAGTATCTGTTGTTGTACGAGATGTCGGGCGACCCGGACAATCTGTGGAAGGAGGTCAATTACGATTACAACCAGGCCAATCTTAAATACCAGCTTAAGGAAGATGATTCGAAATCGTTGAAGGCAGCAATCAGCCGGATAGAAAAATTTGAAGATGATTTTCAGGAATTGGGTGTAGACATTAATTATGCCGGTTCAGGATACAAGTCGCTGGTCTTTACCGATCTGATCCTGGAAGGGCAAATTAAGAGCCTTGTGCTCTCGCTGGTATTAATTGTGATACTCCTTACATTGATGTTCAGACAAATATCCATAGGGCTGATCGGGGCTGTTCCCATTACCATTACTGCCCTGTTGAGCTTTGGCGTTATGGGTGTGCTGAATATCCCGCT